A genomic segment from Bosea sp. OAE506 encodes:
- the iolG gene encoding inositol 2-dehydrogenase — MTTRVPKMRVGLLGAGRIGRIHGLNVAARADAELVAVTDALPAAAAALAAETGAKETSAEAILSDAGIDAILICTPTDTHADLIEAAVSAGKAVFCEKPVDLDAARIRRCLATVETSGRPLMIGFNRRFDPSFAALERRLRAGEAGAVEIVSVISRDPSPPPVEYVKRSGGLFRDMMIHDFDMARFLLAEEPVEVFALGSALVDPAIGQAGDVDTAAVLMKTASGKIAQISNSRRATYGYDQRIEVHGSQGMLRAGNIHETTVESATGNGFRADPVQNFFLERYAAAYRAELEAFFTACRGGVAPTPSGLDGLKAQILADAATESARTGKPVAVDLEAGR, encoded by the coding sequence ATGACGACGCGAGTGCCGAAGATGCGGGTGGGATTGCTGGGAGCGGGCCGGATCGGCCGCATCCATGGGCTGAACGTGGCGGCGCGCGCCGATGCCGAACTGGTCGCGGTGACGGATGCGCTGCCTGCGGCCGCCGCGGCTCTGGCGGCCGAGACGGGCGCGAAAGAAACCAGTGCCGAGGCCATTCTGTCGGATGCCGGCATCGACGCCATCCTGATCTGCACCCCCACCGACACCCATGCCGATCTGATCGAGGCTGCTGTTTCCGCCGGCAAGGCGGTGTTCTGCGAGAAGCCGGTCGATCTCGACGCCGCCCGCATCCGCCGCTGCCTCGCCACGGTGGAGACATCCGGCCGGCCGCTGATGATCGGCTTCAACCGCCGCTTCGATCCGAGCTTCGCCGCCCTCGAGCGCCGCCTGCGGGCCGGCGAGGCCGGGGCCGTCGAGATCGTCAGCGTGATCTCGCGCGATCCCTCGCCGCCGCCGGTCGAGTATGTGAAGCGCTCGGGCGGGCTCTTCCGCGACATGATGATCCATGACTTCGACATGGCCCGCTTCCTCCTCGCCGAGGAACCGGTCGAGGTCTTCGCGCTGGGCTCGGCGCTGGTCGATCCCGCCATCGGGCAGGCCGGCGACGTCGACACCGCCGCCGTGTTGATGAAAACAGCCTCCGGCAAGATCGCGCAGATCTCGAACTCGCGCCGCGCCACTTACGGCTATGACCAGCGCATCGAGGTCCATGGTTCGCAGGGCATGCTGCGCGCCGGCAACATCCACGAGACGACCGTCGAGAGCGCGACCGGCAACGGTTTCCGGGCCGATCCGGTCCAGAACTTCTTCCTCGAGCGCTACGCCGCCGCCTACCGGGCGGAACTGGAGGCCTTCTTCACCGCCTGCCGCGGCGGTGTCGCGCCGACACCGTCCGGCCTCGACGGGCTGAAGGCGCAGATCCTCGCCGATGCGGCGACGGAATCGGCCCGCACCGGCAAGCCCGTCGCGGTCGATCTGGAGGCGGGACGATGA
- the purU gene encoding formyltetrahydrofolate deformylase, with protein MSDRSAILTLSCPDRPGIVAAVSTLLFEAGCNILDAQQFDDVETGRFFMRVVFARLEESPPHDAIAASVGDLAQRFGMTFSLRERATRKRVMLLVSKFDHCLSDLLYRWRIGELPMEVTGIVSNHAREHIASTDLGELPFLHRPVTRETKMEQEAEIWRLIQETQTDLVVLARYMQILSDGFSAKLKGRCINIHHSFLPGFKGAKPYHQAHERGVKLIGATAHYVTPDLDEGPIIEQDVERISHRDTPEDLVRKGRDIERRVLARAVLHHLEDRVILNGKKTVVFPD; from the coding sequence ATGTCCGACCGCAGCGCGATCCTGACCCTGTCCTGCCCCGACCGCCCCGGCATCGTCGCCGCCGTCTCGACCCTGCTGTTCGAGGCCGGCTGCAACATCCTCGACGCGCAGCAGTTCGACGATGTCGAAACCGGCCGCTTCTTCATGCGCGTCGTCTTCGCGCGGCTGGAGGAAAGCCCCCCGCACGACGCCATCGCCGCCTCGGTCGGCGATCTGGCGCAGCGCTTCGGCATGACCTTCTCGCTGCGGGAGCGTGCGACCCGGAAGCGTGTGATGCTGCTCGTCTCGAAATTCGACCACTGCCTGAGCGACCTGCTCTATCGCTGGCGGATCGGCGAACTGCCGATGGAGGTGACCGGCATCGTCTCCAACCACGCGCGCGAGCACATCGCCTCGACCGACCTCGGGGAGCTGCCTTTCCTGCACCGGCCGGTGACGCGCGAGACCAAGATGGAGCAGGAGGCCGAGATCTGGCGCCTGATCCAGGAAACGCAGACCGATCTCGTCGTGCTGGCGCGCTACATGCAGATCCTGTCGGACGGTTTTTCCGCCAAGCTGAAGGGCCGCTGCATCAATATTCATCACTCCTTCCTGCCCGGCTTCAAGGGCGCCAAGCCCTATCACCAGGCCCATGAGCGCGGCGTGAAGCTGATCGGCGCCACCGCCCATTACGTTACGCCCGACCTCGACGAGGGCCCGATCATCGAGCAGGACGTCGAGCGCATCTCGCATCGCGACACGCCCGAGGATCTGGTGCGCAAGGGGCGCGACATCGAGCGGCGCGTGCTGGCCCGGGCCGTGCTCCATCATCTCGAGGATCGGGTTATCCTCAATGGAAAGAAAACCGTCGTCTTTCCCGATTGA